A portion of the Flavobacterium magnum genome contains these proteins:
- the rsmH gene encoding 16S rRNA (cytosine(1402)-N(4))-methyltransferase RsmH, whose protein sequence is MTMTMEYHNPVLLAETVDGLNIHPDGIYVDVTFGGGGHSAEILRRLGPNGKLFAFDQDEDALGNALEDDRFTLINENFKFLKRYLRFYNVTKVDGILADLGVSSHQFDVAERGFSTRFDAELDMRMSRKNDLNAFRVVNEYDEANLRRVFLDYGELKNAPAIARVIIEAREKAPIKNTEQLKLVLSRFLPQHKSHKILAQMYQAVRIEVNREMEVLKEFLEQSLEILKPQGRLSVISYHSLEDRLVKRFMKNGMFEGEPERDMFGNFSVPFKLIGKLVVPTEAEIRINNRARSAKLRIAEKR, encoded by the coding sequence ATGACGATGACCATGGAATATCATAACCCTGTGTTGCTGGCCGAGACCGTCGACGGGCTCAACATCCATCCGGATGGAATTTATGTTGACGTGACGTTCGGTGGTGGCGGGCATTCCGCTGAAATACTGCGCAGGCTGGGCCCGAACGGGAAGCTCTTTGCTTTCGACCAGGACGAGGATGCTTTGGGCAACGCCCTGGAAGACGACCGTTTTACGCTGATCAACGAGAATTTTAAATTCCTTAAGCGATACCTGAGGTTTTACAATGTGACCAAAGTCGATGGGATTCTGGCTGATTTGGGCGTTTCCTCGCACCAGTTTGACGTGGCTGAACGCGGTTTTTCAACCCGTTTCGATGCCGAACTCGATATGAGGATGAGCCGGAAAAATGACCTGAATGCCTTTCGTGTCGTCAATGAATATGATGAAGCCAATCTCAGGCGGGTCTTCCTCGATTATGGCGAGTTGAAAAATGCACCTGCCATAGCAAGGGTAATTATCGAAGCGCGTGAAAAAGCACCGATCAAGAATACCGAGCAGTTGAAGCTGGTCTTAAGCCGGTTCCTTCCGCAACATAAAAGCCATAAAATCCTGGCGCAAATGTACCAGGCGGTACGCATTGAGGTGAACCGCGAGATGGAGGTCCTGAAGGAATTCCTGGAACAATCCCTCGAGATTTTAAAGCCGCAGGGAAGGCTAAGCGTGATTTCTTACCATTCGCTTGAAGACCGTTTGGTGAAAAGATTCATGAAAAACGGCATGTTTGAAGGTGAGCCGGAACGCGACATGTTCGGGAATTTTTCGGTACCGTTTAAACTCATTGGTAAACTTGTGGTGCCAACCGAGGCCGAAATCAGGATAAACAACCGCGCGCGCAGTGCGAAATTAAGGATTGCTGAAAAACGCTGA
- a CDS encoding division/cell wall cluster transcriptional repressor MraZ, whose product MNTIIGTYECKADGKGRLLLPAPLKKQLSASLQDGFVLKRSVFDKCLELWPMAEWNLMMAKINKLNRFNKKNNDFIRKFMAGVKVVEIDEVGRLLVAKDLAAYSSIVKDVVFSSKVNIVEIWDKNLYEQSIAGGDDDFADLAEEVMGDVNDDDHGIS is encoded by the coding sequence TTGAATACCATTATCGGAACATACGAATGTAAAGCGGACGGAAAAGGAAGGCTGTTGTTGCCTGCTCCTTTGAAGAAACAGCTTTCAGCTTCATTACAGGACGGCTTTGTCCTGAAGCGTTCCGTGTTCGACAAGTGCCTTGAGTTGTGGCCCATGGCTGAATGGAACCTGATGATGGCTAAAATCAACAAGCTCAACCGTTTCAACAAGAAGAACAACGACTTTATCCGCAAGTTTATGGCGGGTGTCAAGGTGGTTGAGATTGATGAAGTCGGACGGCTTTTGGTGGCCAAAGACCTGGCTGCTTACAGCAGTATCGTAAAAGACGTGGTGTTTTCCTCTAAAGTGAACATCGTAGAGATCTGGGATAAGAATTTGTACGAGCAATCAATTGCCGGAGGAGACGACGATTTTGCTGATCTGGCAGAAGAAGTAATGGGCGATGTAAATGACGATGACCATGGAATATCATAA
- a CDS encoding alpha/beta fold hydrolase, translating to MSTDLKQEGRYKYYEAGEGTPIIILHGLMGGLSNFDGVAQYFPQHGYKVVIPELPIYTQSILKTNVKAFAKYVKDFITHKGFDRVILLGNSLGGHIALYHTKMYPEKMTALVITGSSGLYESAMGDSYPRRGDRDYIKKKAEEVFYDPKIATPEIIEEVYTMANDRIKLIKTLTIAKSAIRHNMAKDLPKMHVPTCIIWGKDDKVTPPDVAEEFNRLLPNSALYWIDRCGHAAMMEHPDEFNRLMHDWLKVHHF from the coding sequence ATGAGCACTGACCTTAAGCAAGAAGGAAGATACAAGTATTACGAAGCCGGCGAAGGCACGCCAATCATTATCCTCCATGGCCTAATGGGCGGACTCAGCAATTTCGATGGTGTGGCGCAATACTTCCCGCAACATGGCTACAAAGTAGTCATCCCTGAGCTCCCGATTTACACCCAAAGTATCCTAAAGACCAATGTGAAGGCGTTTGCAAAATATGTGAAGGATTTCATCACGCACAAAGGCTTTGACCGCGTCATTCTTTTGGGTAATTCCCTGGGTGGACACATTGCGCTGTACCACACCAAAATGTATCCCGAAAAAATGACAGCGCTGGTCATCACCGGCAGTTCAGGGTTGTATGAAAGTGCTATGGGCGACAGCTACCCGAGGCGCGGCGACCGTGATTACATCAAGAAAAAGGCAGAAGAAGTTTTTTATGATCCGAAAATAGCCACTCCTGAGATTATCGAGGAGGTTTATACGATGGCCAACGACCGCATCAAGCTGATTAAGACGCTCACGATTGCCAAAAGTGCCATACGACACAATATGGCCAAGGATTTGCCTAAAATGCATGTCCCTACTTGCATAATCTGGGGAAAGGACGACAAAGTGACGCCGCCGGATGTGGCCGAAGAATTCAACAGGCTGCTCCCGAATTCGGCATTATACTGGATTGACCGATGCGGGCATGCCGCGATGATGGAACATCCCGATGAATTTAACCGACTGATGCACGACTGGCTGAAAGTCCACCATTTTTAA
- the yihA gene encoding ribosome biogenesis GTP-binding protein YihA/YsxC, whose protein sequence is MKINTAEFVISNSDVAKCPKDMLPEYAFIGRSNVGKSSLINMLTNNKNLAKTSGRPGKTQLINHFLVNKNWFLVDLPGYGYARVSKKTKEIFQKFITDYFEKREQLVCAFILIDIRHEAQKIDLEFITYIGEIEIPMCLVFTKADKIGKVKADMAVADYRKKLLANNWEEMPPYFITSSSEGRGREELLEYIDGINREMFKQIN, encoded by the coding sequence ATGAAAATCAACACTGCAGAATTTGTCATCAGCAATTCAGATGTCGCGAAATGCCCGAAGGACATGTTACCCGAATATGCCTTTATTGGGCGTTCGAATGTGGGAAAGTCGTCGTTGATCAATATGCTTACCAACAACAAAAACCTGGCAAAAACGTCTGGAAGGCCGGGAAAAACGCAGCTCATCAACCATTTCCTGGTGAACAAAAACTGGTTTCTTGTCGACTTGCCGGGTTACGGCTACGCCCGTGTTTCCAAAAAGACAAAGGAAATTTTCCAGAAATTCATCACCGATTATTTTGAAAAGCGCGAACAGCTCGTATGTGCTTTCATATTGATTGACATCCGTCATGAGGCACAGAAAATCGACCTGGAATTCATTACTTATATAGGTGAAATCGAGATCCCGATGTGCCTTGTGTTTACCAAAGCCGATAAAATAGGAAAAGTCAAGGCAGACATGGCCGTGGCTGATTACCGGAAAAAACTGTTGGCAAACAACTGGGAAGAAATGCCGCCATACTTTATCACCTCATCCTCTGAAGGAAGGGGAAGGGAAGAACTGCTAGAGTACATTGATGGAATCAACCGCGAGATGTTTAAGCAAATCAATTGA
- the gldC gene encoding gliding motility protein GldC: protein MSNITSEIKFLVELDENRVPEKLSWTAQDGGVESEEAKAMMLSIWDSNAQETLRIDLWTKDMPVDEMKVFFHQTLVAMADTFQRATADDKMTDTMKDFCDYFAEKLNLKK, encoded by the coding sequence ATGAGTAACATTACCTCTGAAATAAAATTCCTTGTCGAGCTCGACGAAAACCGCGTGCCCGAGAAACTAAGCTGGACCGCGCAGGATGGCGGTGTAGAATCCGAAGAAGCCAAAGCCATGATGCTTTCCATCTGGGACAGCAATGCTCAGGAAACCCTGCGTATCGATTTATGGACCAAGGACATGCCCGTCGATGAGATGAAAGTCTTTTTCCACCAGACGCTCGTGGCTATGGCCGATACGTTCCAGCGCGCTACCGCAGATGATAAGATGACCGATACGATGAAGGATTTCTGTGATTATTTTGCAGAGAAGCTGAATTTGAAGAAATGA
- the gldB gene encoding gliding motility lipoprotein GldB, which translates to MKTISRLLIVCLAVSLYSCEKKSEVEKKVAEIQLQPLKVERFDKAFFETKPADLPRLKRQFPSFFPPNVSDAQYIEKMTHPQWRELYNEVEKKYGDFSAQTHEIEEVLKHIKFYYPKTRTPKVTTMIYEVDYNTKVIYADSIVLISLEMYLGRDHRFYEGIDKYIRQNFEPKQMMPDLVSAFAKTKVPPPTEKTLLAHMIYGGKELYMKDLLIPDYTDADKMGYTEEQLKWSQANEAMIWSYFIEESYLYSTDIKLLSRFINLAPFSKFYLEIDNESPGRIGNWIGWQIVRSFMKNNPDVTLQKMLMMDATEIFNKSKYKPSQNE; encoded by the coding sequence ATGAAAACAATTTCCAGGTTACTTATAGTGTGTTTAGCGGTGTCTCTGTACTCGTGCGAAAAAAAATCAGAGGTCGAGAAAAAGGTGGCCGAAATTCAATTGCAGCCCCTGAAGGTTGAACGCTTTGACAAAGCTTTTTTCGAAACCAAACCTGCTGACCTTCCCAGGCTGAAACGGCAATTCCCCTCTTTTTTTCCGCCGAATGTCAGCGATGCGCAATACATCGAAAAGATGACGCATCCGCAATGGCGTGAACTTTATAATGAAGTGGAAAAAAAATACGGCGATTTCAGCGCGCAGACCCATGAGATAGAAGAAGTTTTAAAACACATCAAATTTTATTATCCGAAAACCAGGACGCCGAAAGTGACTACGATGATTTACGAGGTCGATTACAATACCAAGGTCATTTATGCGGACAGTATTGTGCTGATTTCGCTTGAAATGTACCTGGGCAGGGACCACAGATTCTATGAGGGCATTGACAAATACATCCGGCAGAACTTTGAGCCCAAACAGATGATGCCGGACCTGGTGTCGGCATTCGCCAAAACCAAGGTGCCGCCTCCGACAGAGAAGACGCTGCTGGCCCATATGATATACGGCGGGAAGGAATTGTATATGAAAGACCTTTTAATTCCCGATTACACCGACGCCGATAAAATGGGGTATACCGAAGAACAGCTTAAATGGTCGCAGGCGAACGAAGCCATGATCTGGAGCTACTTTATTGAAGAAAGCTACCTCTACAGTACGGATATCAAACTCCTGAGCCGTTTCATCAACCTGGCGCCGTTCTCGAAATTTTACCTTGAAATCGACAATGAGAGTCCAGGACGGATCGGCAACTGGATCGGCTGGCAGATCGTGCGTTCCTTTATGAAGAACAATCCTGATGTGACGCTGCAGAAAATGCTGATGATGGATGCCACAGAAATATTCAACAAATCAAAATACAAACCTTCCCAAAATGAGTAA
- the nadE gene encoding NAD(+) synthase, translating to MQKMTAAAAGKVNEFIVDWLTAYADNAKVGGFVVGISGGIDSAVTSTLCAQTGKRVLCVEMPIHQAESHVSRAREHISQLKRRFPNVESTVADLTEVFEMFKTKVTSDSNEASLNLSLANTRARFRMTTLYYYAGIYGLLVAGTGNKVEDFGVGFFTKYGDGGVDLSPIADLVKSEVYELGRFLQVPESILTAAPTDGLFGDDRTDEQQIGASYDELEWAMEAAEHGKSASDFSGREQEVFGIYQRLHRNNRHKMEPIPVCVVPKELKDR from the coding sequence ATGCAAAAAATGACAGCGGCCGCGGCCGGCAAAGTGAACGAATTTATTGTTGATTGGCTTACGGCTTACGCCGATAACGCAAAAGTGGGCGGGTTTGTTGTGGGGATTTCAGGAGGGATCGACTCAGCCGTAACCTCAACGCTTTGCGCGCAGACGGGCAAACGCGTATTGTGTGTCGAAATGCCGATACATCAGGCGGAAAGCCATGTAAGTCGTGCCAGGGAGCATATATCGCAATTGAAGCGGCGCTTCCCTAACGTGGAAAGCACGGTGGCAGACCTGACCGAAGTTTTTGAAATGTTTAAAACGAAGGTTACGTCAGACAGTAACGAAGCCAGCCTGAATTTGTCACTGGCCAACACGCGGGCGCGCTTCAGGATGACGACGTTGTATTATTACGCAGGCATTTATGGGCTTTTGGTGGCCGGAACGGGAAATAAAGTTGAGGATTTCGGGGTCGGGTTTTTCACCAAGTATGGCGATGGCGGCGTTGATTTGAGTCCGATAGCCGACCTGGTCAAATCAGAAGTCTATGAACTGGGCCGTTTTTTACAGGTGCCCGAATCGATACTGACCGCCGCCCCTACCGATGGCTTATTCGGCGACGACCGAACGGATGAGCAACAGATAGGTGCATCGTACGACGAATTGGAGTGGGCCATGGAAGCAGCAGAACATGGTAAAAGCGCATCGGATTTTTCAGGGCGTGAGCAGGAAGTTTTCGGCATTTACCAAAGGCTGCACCGCAACAATAGGCATAAAATGGAACCGATACCCGTGTGTGTGGTTCCAAAAGAATTGAAAGACCGCTGA
- a CDS encoding response regulator transcription factor has product MIKVGIADNQPVVHFGIESFFKGHDKINIVGHYNNFNELGNVLGNDKPDILVLDLELNGLTSMNFIKSLKREHQAVKILIYSNLSEQTYTPNAIKAGVSAYVHKTSELEVLEHAILKVNQGEIIFSDDVRKKLLAISKQNKSERLYRKLSSREVEVLRYLSDGKKNNEIAKLLDLNEKTISTYKLRLLNKLNVTNLVDLVNKAKKLEIV; this is encoded by the coding sequence ATGATAAAAGTTGGTATCGCTGATAATCAGCCTGTAGTCCATTTTGGCATAGAATCCTTTTTTAAAGGCCACGACAAAATCAATATTGTAGGCCATTATAACAACTTCAACGAATTGGGAAATGTCCTCGGGAATGACAAGCCGGATATCCTGGTACTCGACCTGGAACTTAATGGACTGACCAGCATGAATTTCATCAAATCGCTCAAGCGCGAGCACCAGGCCGTCAAGATCCTCATTTACAGCAACCTTTCGGAGCAAACCTATACGCCTAATGCGATAAAGGCCGGCGTTTCGGCTTACGTACACAAGACCAGCGAACTTGAAGTGCTCGAACACGCCATTCTCAAAGTAAACCAGGGGGAAATAATTTTCAGCGACGATGTCCGAAAGAAATTGCTTGCGATATCCAAACAGAACAAAAGTGAAAGACTGTACCGCAAATTGTCATCGCGTGAAGTGGAAGTACTGCGGTATCTAAGCGACGGAAAGAAAAACAATGAGATTGCAAAACTGCTCGATCTGAACGAAAAAACAATCAGTACCTACAAACTCAGGCTGCTCAATAAACTGAATGTGACGAATCTTGTGGATTTGGTCAACAAAGCGAAAAAACTCGAAATCGTTTAA
- the dnaG gene encoding DNA primase: MISKNTIETVFETARVEEVIGDFVQLKRAGSNFKGLSPFSDERSPSFMVSPVKQIWKDFSSGKGGNVVAFLMEHEHFTYPEAIRYLAKKYNIEIEETEQSQEDKAIADVRESMFLVSEFAKNYFHDVLLNTEEGKAIGYSYFKERGFSAETIKKFSLGFSPESWDAFTKEALGKGYKLEFLESTGFTIVKDDKQFDRFRGRVMFPIQSMSGRTVGFGGRILTNDKKAAKYVNSPESDIYHKSKVLYGINHAKQAIAKQNNCYLVEGYTDVIQFHQAGIENVVASSGTALTPDQIRLINRLTKNITVLFDGDAAGLRASVRGIDLILEEGMNVKVCTFPEGEDPDSFARKTPYEKLVAYLEENSRDFIQFKASLLMDEAKNDPIRKADLIRDMVTSISKIPDRIRREIYIQECSRIMDISEQVLVSTLAQMVQKDMGDLAKKQKQEQQAFEVIREEQPQEIAKVDILYGLERKIIEILLLYGNTEDEFEDVLLRTNEEGEVEYATEKQTYKVHRRIFLSLQEDEVELANELFRGIYNDLIAYFQQHETFNTEHYLMQLPAEFAQEVTDILMEDEKITLHNWEAQNIIVKQKNHSIAQYVSETILTMRWYLVDRIIEELKATISQEPDADNTEVLSTAMDYYKLVNFFSTKLGRVMSRYH; encoded by the coding sequence ATGATTTCCAAAAATACCATAGAGACCGTTTTTGAAACCGCCCGTGTTGAGGAGGTCATTGGCGATTTTGTCCAGCTGAAACGAGCAGGTAGCAATTTCAAGGGGCTAAGTCCTTTTTCAGACGAGCGTTCGCCGTCCTTTATGGTTTCGCCGGTCAAGCAGATCTGGAAGGATTTTAGTTCGGGTAAAGGCGGAAATGTCGTGGCATTTCTCATGGAGCACGAACATTTTACCTATCCTGAAGCCATTCGCTACCTGGCTAAAAAATACAATATCGAAATTGAGGAAACTGAACAAAGCCAGGAAGACAAGGCCATCGCAGACGTACGTGAAAGCATGTTCCTAGTCTCAGAATTTGCAAAGAACTATTTCCACGATGTGCTCCTGAATACCGAAGAAGGCAAAGCTATCGGATATTCTTATTTTAAGGAACGAGGCTTTTCGGCAGAGACCATTAAGAAATTCAGTCTCGGCTTTTCGCCGGAATCCTGGGATGCCTTTACGAAAGAAGCGCTGGGAAAAGGCTACAAACTGGAATTCCTTGAAAGCACCGGGTTTACCATTGTCAAGGACGACAAGCAGTTCGATCGTTTCCGCGGCCGTGTGATGTTTCCGATTCAAAGCATGTCGGGGCGCACCGTGGGTTTCGGCGGAAGGATTTTAACCAACGATAAGAAAGCCGCCAAATACGTCAACTCGCCGGAAAGCGATATTTACCATAAGAGCAAGGTTTTGTACGGCATCAACCACGCCAAGCAGGCGATTGCCAAACAGAACAACTGTTATCTTGTCGAGGGATACACCGATGTGATCCAGTTTCACCAGGCAGGGATAGAAAATGTCGTGGCCTCTTCAGGGACGGCGCTCACCCCGGACCAGATCCGGCTGATTAACCGGCTTACCAAAAACATCACAGTGCTCTTCGATGGTGATGCGGCAGGGCTGCGGGCTTCCGTGCGCGGCATCGACCTGATACTCGAGGAAGGCATGAACGTAAAGGTATGCACCTTCCCGGAAGGCGAAGATCCGGACAGTTTCGCGCGTAAGACGCCATATGAGAAACTCGTGGCGTACCTTGAGGAAAACTCTCGCGATTTCATTCAGTTCAAGGCGTCACTGCTGATGGATGAGGCGAAAAACGACCCAATCAGGAAAGCCGACCTGATCCGCGACATGGTTACAAGCATTTCAAAAATACCGGACCGCATCCGCCGCGAGATTTATATACAGGAATGTTCACGCATCATGGATATCTCTGAACAGGTGTTGGTGAGTACGCTGGCGCAGATGGTCCAGAAAGACATGGGTGATCTGGCCAAAAAGCAAAAGCAGGAACAACAGGCATTTGAAGTAATCCGGGAGGAACAGCCGCAGGAAATTGCAAAAGTGGATATCCTGTATGGCCTTGAGCGTAAAATTATTGAGATCCTTTTGCTGTATGGCAATACCGAAGATGAGTTTGAAGACGTGTTGCTCAGGACCAACGAAGAAGGAGAGGTGGAATATGCTACTGAGAAGCAGACTTATAAAGTACACCGGCGGATTTTCTTAAGCCTGCAGGAAGACGAGGTGGAATTGGCCAACGAATTGTTCAGGGGCATTTACAACGATCTTATTGCTTATTTTCAACAACACGAAACGTTTAATACCGAACATTACCTGATGCAGCTTCCGGCTGAATTTGCTCAGGAAGTTACCGATATCCTGATGGAAGATGAGAAAATAACCTTACACAATTGGGAAGCGCAGAATATCATCGTCAAGCAAAAAAATCACTCCATCGCCCAGTACGTTTCTGAAACAATCCTGACGATGCGGTGGTATCTCGTCGACAGGATTATCGAAGAGCTCAAAGCCACGATTTCACAGGAACCCGACGCCGACAATACCGAAGTGCTGTCTACCGCCATGGACTACTACAAACTCGTGAACTTTTTTTCAACGAAGCTGGGCCGCGTGATGTCGCGCTATCATTAA
- a CDS encoding RNA polymerase sigma factor, with amino-acid sequence MKVISLHQEEQDTIRLAVENNRHAQQQIYNKHASKMLSVCRQYIKDLHQAEDVMITAFMKVFANLDKFEHKGSFEGWIRRIMVNESISFLRAQKKVSFLEDTYYKEDAFNNIESHFNVEDIQALIDGLPDGYRMIFNLYAIEGYKHQEIAQALGITEGTSKSQLSHARRMLQQQINKLKNYQNGTA; translated from the coding sequence ATGAAAGTCATCAGTCTACATCAAGAAGAACAGGATACAATCCGCCTGGCAGTCGAGAATAACCGGCACGCACAACAGCAGATTTACAACAAACATGCTTCAAAGATGTTGAGCGTATGCCGACAGTACATTAAGGACCTGCACCAGGCGGAAGACGTGATGATTACGGCGTTTATGAAAGTCTTTGCCAATCTGGATAAGTTTGAGCACAAAGGGAGTTTTGAAGGTTGGATACGCCGGATTATGGTCAATGAAAGCATTTCATTCCTCAGGGCGCAGAAGAAAGTCAGTTTTCTCGAGGACACGTATTACAAGGAAGATGCCTTCAATAACATAGAAAGTCATTTTAACGTAGAAGACATACAGGCGTTGATTGACGGCCTTCCCGACGGTTACCGCATGATCTTCAACCTTTATGCGATTGAAGGATACAAACACCAGGAGATTGCGCAGGCGCTCGGAATTACAGAGGGCACGTCTAAATCCCAGTTGTCGCACGCCCGCAGGATGTTGCAGCAGCAGATTAACAAACTAAAGAATTATCAAAATGGCACAGCATAA
- a CDS encoding polyprenyl synthetase family protein: protein MKTTEQIKQPIKAEMELFERKFHDAMASKVALLNRITYYIVNRKGKQMRPMFVFLTAKMVSGGVVNERTYRGASVIELIHTATLVHDDVVDDSNRRRGFFSINALWKNKIAVLVGDYLLSKGLLLSIDNGDFDLLRIISVAVREMSEGELLQIEKARRLDITEDVYYEIIRQKTATLIAACCALGAQSVIDDAERVEDMRYFGELIGMAFQIKDDLFDYTEEAIGKPTGIDIKEQKMTLPLIHVLNHCSAKEKSWLINSIKNHNKDKQRVKEVIAFVKAKNGLAYAESKMEEFRLHALQLISKYPQSPYKDALELMVNYVIERKK from the coding sequence GTGAAAACCACCGAGCAAATAAAGCAGCCGATCAAGGCTGAAATGGAACTTTTCGAAAGGAAATTCCACGATGCCATGGCCTCAAAGGTCGCGCTGCTGAACCGCATCACGTACTACATCGTGAACCGAAAGGGCAAGCAGATGCGCCCGATGTTTGTGTTTCTTACCGCCAAGATGGTTTCCGGAGGGGTAGTCAATGAGCGGACGTACCGCGGCGCCTCAGTGATTGAACTCATCCATACCGCGACGCTGGTGCATGATGATGTGGTGGACGACAGCAACCGCCGGCGCGGATTTTTCTCGATTAATGCGCTTTGGAAAAACAAGATTGCCGTGCTGGTGGGCGATTACCTGCTGTCGAAGGGCCTGTTATTGTCAATCGATAACGGCGATTTTGACCTGCTGCGGATTATTTCGGTCGCTGTGCGTGAGATGAGCGAAGGCGAGCTGCTGCAGATCGAAAAGGCGCGGCGGCTTGACATCACCGAGGACGTGTATTATGAGATCATCCGCCAGAAAACCGCAACGCTGATTGCAGCCTGCTGTGCGTTGGGCGCGCAGTCGGTCATCGATGATGCCGAAAGGGTGGAGGACATGCGTTATTTTGGCGAGCTCATCGGGATGGCATTCCAGATCAAAGACGACTTGTTTGATTACACTGAGGAAGCGATTGGCAAACCGACGGGCATCGACATTAAGGAACAGAAAATGACCCTGCCGCTGATCCATGTCCTCAACCATTGTTCGGCAAAAGAGAAGTCGTGGTTAATTAATTCCATAAAGAACCACAATAAGGATAAGCAACGGGTGAAGGAAGTCATTGCGTTTGTCAAAGCAAAAAACGGCCTGGCTTACGCTGAATCGAAGATGGAAGAATTCCGTTTGCACGCCCTGCAACTGATTTCAAAATACCCGCAATCGCCTTATAAGGACGCATTGGAATTGATGGTGAATTACGTGATTGAGCGGAAAAAATAG
- the rlmN gene encoding 23S rRNA (adenine(2503)-C(2))-methyltransferase RlmN, which yields METEKKDIRALTKAQLRDFFTAHGDQAFRGNQVYEWLWSKGAHSFDDMTNVAKATREMLDKHFVINHIMVDQMQRSEDGTVKNAVRLHDGLVVESVLIPTETRTTACVSSQVGCSLDCNFCATARLKRMRNLGPDEIYDQVVAIDRESRLYHNHPLSNIVFMGMGEPLMNYNNVMTAIEKITSPEGLGMSPKRITVSTSGVSKMIRKLADDGVKFKLAVSLHSAIEETRNRIMPFTKNFPLTELRESLEYWYLKTKSRVTYEYVVWEGINDDRKSIDALVRFCRHVPCKVNLIEYNPIDDGEFQQASEASINAYIHALESADIVVKVRRSRGKDIDAACGQLANKS from the coding sequence ATGGAAACCGAAAAAAAAGACATTCGTGCGTTAACCAAAGCCCAGCTTCGCGACTTTTTTACTGCCCATGGTGATCAGGCTTTTCGCGGCAACCAGGTATACGAATGGCTTTGGAGTAAAGGCGCGCACAGTTTTGACGACATGACCAATGTCGCAAAGGCGACGCGTGAAATGCTCGACAAGCACTTTGTGATCAACCACATCATGGTCGATCAGATGCAGCGCAGCGAAGATGGTACGGTAAAGAATGCAGTGCGGCTGCACGACGGTCTTGTGGTGGAATCAGTGCTGATCCCTACCGAGACCAGGACGACGGCCTGTGTGTCGAGCCAGGTGGGATGCAGTCTTGACTGCAATTTCTGCGCAACGGCCAGGCTGAAAAGGATGCGGAATTTAGGGCCTGACGAAATTTATGACCAGGTCGTCGCCATCGACAGGGAGAGCAGGCTGTACCATAACCATCCGTTGTCGAATATTGTCTTCATGGGCATGGGAGAGCCGCTGATGAATTACAACAACGTGATGACAGCCATTGAAAAAATCACATCGCCGGAAGGATTAGGCATGTCTCCCAAACGCATCACGGTCTCCACCTCAGGTGTTTCAAAAATGATCCGAAAGCTTGCTGACGATGGCGTGAAATTCAAGCTGGCGGTGTCACTTCATTCTGCGATTGAGGAGACCCGAAACCGAATTATGCCATTTACAAAAAATTTCCCGCTGACCGAACTGCGCGAATCTTTGGAATACTGGTATCTGAAAACAAAAAGCCGGGTGACCTACGAATACGTGGTCTGGGAAGGCATCAACGACGACAGGAAATCCATTGACGCGCTGGTAAGGTTCTGCAGGCACGTGCCGTGCAAAGTCAACCTGATCGAATACAACCCAATCGATGACGGCGAATTCCAACAGGCTTCCGAAGCAAGTATCAATGCGTATATCCATGCGCTTGAATCCGCGGACATTGTTGTGAAAGTGCGGCGCAGCCGTGGTAAGGATATTGATGCTGCGTGTGGACAACTGGCCAATAAATCTTAG